AAAGGTAAAAGTTAATGGAATTTGGTACGAAAGGGAAGTAGAACCTAGAAAGCTTCTAGTTCACTTCCTTAGGGACGATTTAGGCTTAACGGGAACTAAAATAGGTTGTGACACCTCTACTTGCGGTGCCTGTACTGTGTTGATGAATGGAAAGTCAGTAAAGTCTTGCACCGTCTTGGCAGTCCAAGCTGACGGAGCTGAGATAACTACGATTGAAGATGGAGACGGTAAGCTTCGTGCAATCCAAGAGGCATTTAAGGAAAATTTTGCACTCCAATGCGGTTATTGCACTCCAGGAATGATAATGCAGAGTTATTACTTATTAAGTGAAAACCCCTCACCTTCGGAGGAGGAAATAAGGGAAGGACTTCACGGTAACATATGCAGGTGTACAGGGTACCAAAATATAGTTAAAGCAGTACAAGATGCATCAAGGAGGTTGGTTAAACAATGAACTACGTAGGTAAAGCCGTAAAAAGGTTATATGACGATAAGTTCGTTACTGGGAAATCAACTTACGTTGACGACATACAAATAAATGCATTATATGCTGGATTCGTTAGAAGTCCCTACGCCCACGCTCTAATAAAATCAGTAGACGTTACAGACGCGTTAAAAGTCCCGGGAATTGTTGCAGTATATACTGCTAAAGACCTTCAAGTGAAGGAAGGTATAGGGATTTGGACTACCTATGAGGATCCTAGGCAGTGGAAGTTCATTCCAAGAAAACCGTTAGCTGAGAGGGAAGTAAAATACGCTGGAGACCCTGTTGCAATAGTTATAGGAACTGACAAATATAACGTGAGAGATGCAATAGATAAAGTTAGCGTGGATTATGAAAAGCTTCCGGCAATAGTTAAAATGGAGGAAGCATTAGAAGACAAGACGCTAGTTCACGATGAGTTGAAAACTAATGTTGCATTCGACCAGACTTTTTCAGGAGGTAATGTAGACGAAGCGTTCAGAAGTGCTGACAGGAAAATTGAAGTTGAGATAACAAATAATAGAGTCATCCCTAACCCGATGGAGCCTAGGGGGATAGTTTCCAGGTATGAGGGAGGCTTTCTAACAGTATGGTACTCAACTCAAGTGCCCCACGCTGCAAGAGCTGAGTTCTCAAGAGTTCTAGGAATTCCAGCATCTAAGATAAGGGTAATAATGCCTGACGTAGGAGGAGCTTTCGGTAGTAAGGTCAATATACTTCCAGAAGACGTTGCAGTAGTGCTTTCATCAATAAAGCTTGGAAGACCGGTAAGATGGACTGCCACAAGGAGCGAGGAAATGATATCTTCAGAAGCTAGGCATAACACATTCAAGGGAGAGGTCGCATTCAAGAGTGATGGGACAATACTCGGCATAAGAGGAGACCTAATAGTCGATATGGGGGCATACTTAACTTATACCTCACCTTTACAACCTGCAATAGTTCC
This genomic interval from Acidianus sp. HS-5 contains the following:
- the cutC gene encoding glyceraldehyde dehydrogenase subunit gamma produces the protein MLARPGEKVKIKVKVNGIWYEREVEPRKLLVHFLRDDLGLTGTKIGCDTSTCGACTVLMNGKSVKSCTVLAVQADGAEITTIEDGDGKLRAIQEAFKENFALQCGYCTPGMIMQSYYLLSENPSPSEEEIREGLHGNICRCTGYQNIVKAVQDASRRLVKQ